The following are from one region of the Pelagibius sp. CAU 1746 genome:
- the ilvD gene encoding dihydroxy-acid dehydratase, translating to MPLDSKSTFDKSKLPSRYVSVGPESAPHRSYYYAMGMTEEEIAQPFIGVATCWNEAAPCNIALSRQAQSVKRGVKAAAGTPREFCTITVTDGIAMGHQGMKSSLVSRDLIADSVELTMRGHCYDALVGLAGCDKSLPGMMMAMVRLNVPSVFMYGGSILPGRYKGKDITVQDVFEAVGAHSAGKMSDEELHAVECAACPSAGSCGGQFTANTMACVSEAIGLALPGSAGAPAPYESRDAYAEASGHAVMHALAQGIRPRDIVTRKALENAARVVACSGGSTNAGLHLPAIAHECGIDFDLQEVAEIFRSTPYIADLKPGGRYVAKDLFEVGGVQVIMRALLDGGYLHGDCITVTGKTIEQQLEGVVLPADQDIVRPCSDPITPTGGVVGLRGNLAPEGAIVKVAGMKNQKFRGAARVFDCEEDAFKAVENRDYKEGEVIVIRYEGPKGGPGMREMLSTTSAIYGQGMGDKVALITDGRFSGATRGFCIGHVGPEAAVGGPIGLLENGDIIVIDAEAGTIDVELSDEELAKRREKWQPRQHDYQSGAIWRYAATVGPAYKGAVTHPGGAAETHCYADI from the coding sequence ATGCCACTCGATTCCAAGTCGACCTTCGACAAATCCAAACTGCCGAGCCGCTACGTCTCGGTCGGACCCGAGAGCGCGCCGCATCGCTCCTACTACTACGCGATGGGCATGACCGAGGAGGAGATCGCCCAGCCCTTCATCGGTGTGGCGACCTGCTGGAACGAGGCGGCGCCCTGTAACATCGCTCTGTCGCGCCAGGCCCAGTCGGTCAAGCGCGGCGTCAAGGCCGCCGCCGGCACTCCGCGCGAGTTCTGCACCATCACCGTGACCGACGGCATCGCGATGGGTCACCAGGGCATGAAGTCCTCCCTGGTCAGCCGCGATCTCATCGCCGATTCCGTCGAACTGACCATGCGCGGCCACTGCTACGACGCCCTGGTGGGTCTCGCCGGCTGCGACAAGTCGCTGCCCGGCATGATGATGGCCATGGTGCGCCTCAACGTGCCTTCGGTCTTCATGTACGGCGGCTCCATCCTGCCGGGCCGCTACAAGGGCAAGGACATCACCGTCCAGGACGTCTTCGAGGCCGTGGGCGCCCATTCGGCGGGAAAGATGTCCGACGAGGAACTCCACGCCGTCGAATGCGCGGCCTGTCCCTCCGCGGGCTCCTGCGGCGGCCAGTTCACCGCCAACACCATGGCCTGCGTTTCGGAGGCCATCGGCCTGGCGCTGCCCGGTTCCGCCGGCGCTCCGGCGCCATATGAGTCCCGCGACGCCTACGCGGAGGCTTCGGGCCATGCGGTGATGCACGCGCTGGCCCAGGGCATCCGCCCGCGCGATATCGTCACGCGCAAGGCGCTGGAAAACGCCGCCCGCGTGGTCGCCTGCTCCGGCGGCTCGACCAACGCCGGCCTGCACCTGCCGGCCATCGCACACGAGTGCGGCATCGACTTCGATCTGCAGGAGGTGGCGGAGATCTTCCGCTCCACCCCCTACATCGCGGACCTCAAGCCCGGCGGCCGCTATGTCGCCAAGGACCTCTTCGAGGTGGGCGGCGTGCAGGTCATCATGCGCGCGCTGCTGGACGGCGGCTACCTGCACGGCGACTGCATCACGGTCACCGGCAAGACCATCGAGCAGCAGCTCGAAGGCGTCGTCCTGCCGGCGGACCAGGACATCGTGCGGCCCTGCTCCGACCCCATCACCCCGACCGGCGGCGTGGTCGGCCTGCGCGGCAACCTGGCGCCGGAGGGGGCCATCGTGAAGGTGGCCGGCATGAAGAACCAGAAGTTCCGCGGCGCGGCCCGTGTCTTCGACTGCGAAGAGGATGCCTTCAAGGCGGTCGAGAACCGCGACTACAAGGAGGGCGAGGTGATCGTCATCCGCTACGAGGGCCCCAAGGGCGGCCCCGGCATGCGCGAGATGCTCTCCACCACCTCGGCGATCTACGGTCAGGGCATGGGCGACAAGGTGGCCTTGATCACCGACGGCCGTTTTTCCGGCGCCACGCGCGGCTTCTGCATCGGGCACGTCGGCCCGGAAGCGGCGGTCGGCGGGCCCATCGGGCTGCTGGAGAATGGCGACATCATCGTCATCGACGCCGAGGCCGGCACCATCGATGTCGAGCTCTCCGACGAGGAATTGGCCAAGCGCCGCGAGAAGTGGCAGCCGCGTCAGCACGACTACCAGTCCGGGGCCATCTGGCGCTACGCGGCGACCGTGGGCCCGGCCTACAAGGGCGCCGTCACCCATCCCGGCGGCGCGGCCGAGACCCACTGCTACGCGGACATCTGA